From a region of the Rhipicephalus microplus isolate Deutch F79 chromosome X, USDA_Rmic, whole genome shotgun sequence genome:
- the LOC142777341 gene encoding uncharacterized protein LOC142777341, whose protein sequence is MSRCNSSTTVEIVEGGGSCPLRSQSACIVSEPSRPPSPSVCIVSESPRPPSPSVCIVSESPRPPSPSVCIVSESSRPPSPSVCIVRESPRPPSPSVCIVTESSRPSSRNVCVTETSRPPSPIVCVMKKKVRSPSFCVVSSKRTSSPTTVHVVSEGENQPPRERTCKPHACIVTTSPPPRRSPDLCIVTEERPPSPAVCLVTETRRSPPPIEVEVIETRLRRSSSTVIIEE, encoded by the coding sequence ATGTCTCGGTGTAACTCGTCCACTACTGTGGAGATCGTCGAGGGCGGCGGCTCGTGCCCGTTGCGGTCGCAGAGTGCCTGCATCGTGAGTGAGCCATCGAGGCCACCGTCGCCGAGCGTCTGCATTGTAAGCGAGTCGCCGAGGCCACCCTCGCCGAGCGTCTGCATTGTAAGCGAGTCGCCGAGGCCACCCTCGCCGAGCGTCTGCATTGTAAGCGAGTCGTCGAGGCCACCCTCGCCGAGCGTCTGCATTGTACGTGAGTCGCCGAGGCCACCGTCGCCGAGCGTCTGCATTGTGACGGAGTCGTCCAGGCCGTCATCGCGCAACGTGTGCGTGACAGAGACTTCGAGACCCCCGTCACCCATCGTATGCGTGATGAAGAAAAAGGTGCGGTCGCCGAGCTTCTGCGTGGTGAGCAGCAAGCGCACCTCGTCGCCCACCACTGTCCACGTGGTGAGTGAGGGCGAGAATCAGCCACCGCGGGAGCGCACCTGTAAGCCACACGCATGCATCGTAACGACGTCGCCACCTCCACGCCGGTCACCAGACCTATGCATCGTGACGGAGGAGAGGCCGCCATCCCCCGCCGTGTGCCTCGTCACCGAGACGCGCAGGTCTCCTCCTCCAATTGAGGTTGAGGTCATTGAGACACGCTTGCGTCGATCGTCATCGACAGTCATCATCGAGGAGTAG